In the genome of Microtus pennsylvanicus isolate mMicPen1 chromosome X, mMicPen1.hap1, whole genome shotgun sequence, the window CAATAGTTTTGGTAATTGTATAGCTAAAGTGAGTTTAGAAGCTAAAATTTCACGTCATTTGTTGAAAGAGTCATAGAAAAATCACAGAACTGaaactctccttctctctttgaGAAGATCCGGCTATAATTAGAGTTTAAACAGGACACTGTAGAAATCTCTCATAGGGATTAACACTAATTAGAAGCAATAGGCATTTTGTAGAGTTTAGCTGTCGTCTTACAATAAACATTCATTTCGTGAtaacatacttttaaaatgaggtatgtgcgtgtgcgtgcgtgtgcatgtgtgtgtgaacagtttAAGCTAAAGTTTGACCAGATTTTCATTATTGGTtgagggaaagagaaacaggagtATTTAGATACACCTCAGAAATGGGTTATAGGGCCAATGACGTGGTTCAGGGAGTAAAGGCTCTTGCTACCAAAACCGAGGACTTGAGtacaatccccagaacccacatgatggaaggagagagtgacTTCATAacattgttctctgatctccatacaCATGCCttgacacacatgtacacacacacagatacaggcacacagcatacaggcatacacactaaataaaaatgtaataaaaaagctTATAAACTAAAATTACTTTGCCCTtagcgcatatatatatatgtgtgtgtgtgtatatatatatatataatgtgtgtgcatatatacatgcactttacataattaaaatatggtttggtcaaagaataaataaacaatattttagaaatacGGTTCACTGGTATGGGACTCCGAGAGCAACATTTCACCGTGCtgggagactgaacccagggccttgcacacaccATGTATGCATTGTACTAGTGAGTTGCATCCTTGGCCCAGCAACAAAACAACTGGACATTACTCTGAGTCCCCCTATATGGGTGAAACATCTCAGTACAGCTCTAACGTTTAAAGATCTGACAAGcaattattctaaaaaaaaaatggtgcagaCACTTTGGGTTTTTCTAGAAATTGAAAAGTATACATGCCCGTTTCCTTAATGGCAACCAAGCATTTCTTGATATTATTACAAACATGGTGAACACTATGCTATGGAGTTTTAGAAATCATGGTACCTTAAAAATGAACTGAGCACTACTGCaataaagaatgaaaacattcttTTGGAATGGTGTGTCACTCAGGCTTTAGGGCTTGGCGACATGACTCAATAGTTAGGCTAGCTTTGTGCTCTTCCAGAGCCACATCTCAGTCCTTATTACTGATTAAAGACATTGCTGGATGATATTGTGTTGTCAAGCCTGTAAGATATGATTACTGATCAGCAGTTCTTTGcgtgcatatttttcttttattatttgagaattttatgcatgtgtacaatacgtttttaaataaaagctactcctcctgcctcctcccagtgtCTCCCATACCTCCTCAGAACTTTTCACTTCAAACtcatatactattttttttaacccatgaGTCCATTTAGGGATGCCAGTAAGTGTTCGGgtagggccatccactggagcaggGGGGACGTTGCACATCATAacccacacagcagctggggCTGCGTGTATCAGACAAGATCAAGACAGCTAAAACTCCAGCAGGAAGCAGGGCGGGCCTCACCAAGCCCCACCCATAGCtgctgggaagggagaggcaggtctCTTTGCACGTTTCTTTTTTGGCATTCTCTTTATCTAAAATGGCCTTCTCCTTCATATTAATTCAACAAAACGAACTTTCATGTAAGATCCTCCTCAGTGGTCTCCAATTTCATGAATTGCAGGCTTACTCTATCTTGGTTTTTATCTGTTGCCCTGGTGACTAGAACTGGTCTGGCTTTCTTCTCAATCTTTCCACACATGATTCTGTGGTCACTTCTGTcatcttttatctctctctccctccctcccaatttCATCGTTTCTCATCATCATCGGCCCCTTTGCCCTGCCTCCACTATATTGGAACAGACTACTGGCCCTTTCTCCAATGACCGCAGCTCTGGTCCTCATATCTTTGTGCAGATCCATCCTCTGGCCTTGAATAGCCTCTGAAGCCTCCAACTCTGCAGGCATCTTTCCTCTATCACATGAGATTGTGTTAGTTTTGTCAGCCACCGAGTTCCCAAGACCTAATGCAGTGATTGACATATCAGATAACTGCAGTAAACATTTGTTGCATCCATATCTTGCTTCCAGGGATTGCTACCTGGCATTTTATCAGAAAGGACTAGAGATACTGAGATGAATCTGGTTCTTTAACGACCATAGTTGAATCTTTTCCCTTGATGGTTTCCTTTCAAGTACTTACTTGTCTGCTAAAGCATTTCACCTTCATTAATGAGAAAAATTGTGCTAAAACATTGTGTCCTTTTTAgttcaagatttattttaatatatttaattatgtgtagatTGTGTGCCGGTGCCAACAGAGCTAGACAatttggatgtcctggaactcaagttaTAAATGGTCATGAattgcctgatatgggtgctgggaactgaacttggatcttctggaaaagcagcaagtggtttaaacaccaagccatctctcctaaACATTAGTTTCCTCTTTAAACAGCAATTTTTATTGACAAATAAGAACTTTATGCTTATTATGTACAGCATGATATTTTTAAGAGTCTGATTCTTACTAGGTATACGGCCTTGAACTGCTTTCTTAATCATTCATGCCTCAACTTCCTTACcccgtgtgtgagagagatagtctcactatgtagatcataTTAGTctgaacttgtagcaatcctcctgcctctgccaagtcgagttttcttattttttaaaaagggtgtGTGTGATAAGAGCTCTTCTTTTTTAAGGTTGTGGTGAGGGTTAAATGAGATGTTTCTACTATCTGGAATATTTTCTCCTCAGATTTTCCCTGCCTTCACATCTAAGACACAGTTCAAAGGGCAGGACCTCAGAGGCCTGGTCCCTCCCCAGTTTCCCATGTCACCGTCTTTGAAGTTCTTCATAGCATTTGTCACTAtctgaatttatctttatttacttatttgcttaCTAGCGATGTGACCTCAATTTCAGAGTCCCTTTCTTCTTGCTACTATTTCCTTGGTATCCAGAGCCTGGTCTGCATGTAACTTCACTGCATAATAAATAGTTAAAAGTTATTCACTTCCTCTTGTTGCTCCAAGCCTTTGAGAAAGCTAACGGACAGCCACACTTTGGGGCTGCTTTCTGACAGTTTATATGTTGGGGATGGGAGGGCTTTTTATCAAAGTACTGTAAAGCTGATGACCCAGCTCAGCCTTGGGAACCTAGCCTGGGACCATTGGAACGTGACTTGTCTGCTTCCCAGAATCACTGGAGACTTGAAGATAGCCAGCTTATCCTTTCTGTACATAAAAAGTGGTAGAGCTGGAGATCAAACGAGGGTGACTTAGCGCTAAGCTCGTTGGTGGTaaacagaagacaggaagtggagatAGAGGGGAAGAGATTCTCCTGGGAAAGGCTTTGGAGAGGAACCTGAGGGGGTGGGAAATCATCCTAGAGAAAAAAGCAAGGCACTGATGGCGGCAAACCATGTAGATTAACTCCTGGCCCACAGATAAAGTGAGATATGTGTTTATGAAGCAAAACCATTCAACTGATACTTTTGTGCcatcagaattttattatttttttaaaagatacaaaaatagtaaaaaaaaaaaaaagaaaggcataaTCAGCTATATATGAATCAGCCCTTCACAAAATTCTTCTTAAAAAGCCATAATGGCATCTATCTGACTGGCAGTAGAAAATGCTATATACTAATGCTAGGAACAGGTCTTTCAGAAACCTCCAAATCTGGGCACTACACGGGTTTCCTCATGCCATCTGAGTGAACACGCGAGTCCCAAAAGTAGTCAGTGGTGTCAGACGACTACACAAGATGGGCCTCCGAAGACTCTGTCCCTGACGTGGGCCTTAGATGCTCTTCTGCTGGAAGACAGAAGGCGGACAGCTGCAGTTAACTTGCGGGCTCGGCTCTGGCAAGCTGAACACGTGGTAGGACGTCTCATTCTTCGGGGTCGTGGGGGTCGCGGCATTGTTATTGTTTCCAGCTTTCGTGGAGTAGGGCTTGGTGAGCCAAGGGGACCGTCGAGGGGCAGCACACGACACGGGGATCACATATCTAGATGATGAGGTCTTCGAAGCATAGTGAATCTCCGAGCTGTAGATAACCACATCTGGAGAGACGGCCTTGACGCGGATGCCACATTCCGTCACGCGGTAGGTAAACTCGTAGAAGTGTGGGTGAACTTGGTTGGGAGGACATCCCAGGCCCAAATGCACCTCATAAAAGTGGACGTACACATCATTATTCAGCAAGAAGGGGTGGACTGTGACCATGAACCAATCGGTCGAGCACAGCACATCCACCTGATTTTGCTCCGAGAAGCTGCAGAACATGGAGAAGAAGACCATTGTTGCGAGGAACTTGAAGAACTTCATTGTTGCCGTTGGTTGGGTAGCAACTCACAGGAGGCAAGAACGCGTCCGAGAAGGAATTCtagaacacataaaaatacaagaGGCAGGTTACCTTATGTCTTACGCAAAGTTCCGGGATGCATTTTTGAAGAAGAACCCAGAGATGAGGGGAACTTCCATGTAAGGCAGAAATGAATTTGTGGTAGCTCACATGGTAAAGATAACTAACATGGCGCCttgggaatttatttatttattcggtGGCACTTTGGATGAAATCCAGGACCTCTTGCATGCAAGGCCAGTGTTCCAGCTTTGAGATACATGGGCCTGGGATGGCAATGGATTCTCTAAGTGGCTTTCTCATGCTGTTCTGGTCCGAAGCACACATCTCTCCCTCTCATGTAGCATGAGAGCCCGCACTGATCAGGATAATGGTCCCATTTTGTGTACATTGGCATAAAACCCAAACAGTTTTCATGTTAAACACAAAATCAAGGCATAGGAAATAGAGTTTAATTCAAATGAGCAACCTAGTCTGTCTTAATGGCTGTGATGTCCTCATATATATTATCCCAACGAGCCCTTCCTTATGACCTTTTTTCTTAGCAaacaaattgaattttaaaatagaagtagAAGCTTGcaggcaagcctgatgacctgagttcaatctctagaactcaaatggtggaaggacagaCTCCTGATaggtgtcctctgccctctctgcccTCCAGACACTTGCTGTGGCAAGCACATACCTCCCCAAAGTTGAATATAACAAATTCTTCAAAAATCAAggagaaatttcattttattcctgACAACCACACATTGAAATTGGATGAATGGCTCAATTAAATACAACCAAAAGAATTCATCTGGTACTCTATCAGTAGCATTGTAACTCAAGATGAGCAAAAAATTCTCTGATATAGTGGGACATTTTGTTAATCAAAGAAATTTTGGGAACAacgagagagggagagggaggaagaatggaaggaaaagaaagaaaaaaaacagttggagctacaaagtgagactttctcaaaattgaaaaataaaaccaaaagcaaataaaaataaaattctgagcCTTTTGTGGGTGGCTTACACTGAAATCCTAACAATTctgaagtagaagcaggaggattgtcacaagttcaaggccagcttataCTACAGAATAAGACCCCTTCTCAAAAAATACATCCAATCATGCTGctcttaattttacattttaaatgcatattgCATAAAACTACTTAAAAGAAGTGCTATATTTAAAAggaatcattttgtttttgttgtatgtgTAGATTGATCAACTAGCTCCTAAAATCTTTGTTTTGGATTCATTTGTGCTTGCTagcttttgtgttctttttgtcttttgccCTGAAAAGAGTAGTAGACACAGTGGCAGGGAGAAAGGAACAAAGCTAAGAAGAACTGTCTGAGGCAAGGCAGCAGAGGGAGGCAACAAGGGGAGAAAGAAGTACACCATCAAATATCATCCATCCAGCTTTTACTTTAAATGTGGAAAACCACATAAATCAAACAGAAAGTGTCTAAAAATTGGAAGGAAATGCATGTGCATAAGTGTAGGGATTAACTTTTGTTCCCTGCTAAGTATTCCCCATATAGATGATTTCATCCTTTGactaatatttattgagtgtctACTATACTCATAGCATCAGGCTAAaaagccgcccccccccccccaggacatTCCCTTTTTCCATCTGTAAATAGGcagctctttctctgcctttgctCTTGACAGATGTGGAGAATTCTTGAGTGGAAAACGTGGTGTGGAGGCCCACTAGAAGAGTGTACTCTCCTGGATGAAGTGCTTTGTTTCTAATGGGGACCACTTGCTTGCTTGCACTGTGTTGCCTCTCTTCCTAATGACTCTTCATTTTCTCTGCAGTGTCGGGTGTAGTGTTGGGAGGGGGTAAAAAGGAACCAAAGGTGACTTCtctgtgctttttctttattctgaagTGTCGTTGCTGAGGCTGGCTGATTTTTCCCCATAAAGCAACAATAGagatagcagcagcagcagcaacaagaacaagaacaagaccacacacacacacacacacacacacacacacacacacacacacacacagagagagagag includes:
- the Plac1 gene encoding placenta-specific protein 1, with translation MKFFKFLATMVFFSMFCSFSEQNQVDVLCSTDWFMVTVHPFLLNNDVYVHFYEVHLGLGCPPNQVHPHFYEFTYRVTECGIRVKAVSPDVVIYSSEIHYASKTSSSRYVIPVSCAAPRRSPWLTKPYSTKAGNNNNAATPTTPKNETSYHVFSLPEPSPQVNCSCPPSVFQQKSI